Within the Gracilinema caldarium DSM 7334 genome, the region GGCGGTCCCCTGAGCTAGTCCCCCCCAGCTGATGATTTTTTCTACCGTAAATCCCGCTTCTTCCAGGAGTACCCTGAGGGTCTTTTTAGAAAACAGATATAGGTGATCAAAAATAGCAGATCTCCACCGACTTCCAAAGAGCCGAGCCTGGATTCCATCGATGCTCGGGGTGGTGATAAAGCAATATCCCCCAGGCTTAAGACTTCTATAGAGTTCGGTTACAAAGGATTTTGGGTTAGTAACATGCTCAATGACATGGGATGCCAGGACTACATTCACCGAGGCCGCGGGCACCCCAGCGCTTTCTATGGTTCCTGAAATAATAGAAAGTTTCCGGGTGTTTCTCGCATAATCTGCTGCGGGTCTACAGAGTTCTATACCCAAACTATCCCAGCCTCTATCTCTGAGCCAAGATAACAGTGCCCCAGTGGCACAACCTACATCGAGAACCTTGGGATGCCGTCCTTCCTGCTCAAGCAATGTGGCTTCTATATTAAAAAATCCAATATCCTGAAGTCCCATCTGCTGAAGTTTAAGAAAAGCCGTTTCATTTGCCAGTTCATACTGCAGATAGGCCTGACTTGAATGGTCTTCATAACGGGCATGTATAGCCATCGTATCGGGTTGAGGATTTTGCTGCACAAGTCCACAGTTGGTGCAGCGAACATAGGAAAAACCCTCGCAGTGAAAATGTTGGGCAAAACTGGTAGAACCACAGAGATTACAGGGAATGAAATGTTTTTGTTCTTGAACAACAGGAGTTGACCATGTTTTTATTGATTTCATAAGCTATTCTGCTATTATCTGAGATATCTGGCTTTTTTCATTACCCATAGTATCGGCTACAATTATTTCACATAAAATCTTTCCTCGGTTAAGCTGTATTTCTCCTATCATATATGTTCCATCAAGCTGATATATCTGTTTTATCTCATACCCTTTACGAAGACCTATCTGAAGTTTTCCATTCCTTGCTGAAAGTAAGTCCAGTTCTAATTCCGATTGAAGAGTCCCATTTATAAAGAGCTTGAATAAATAGGGTGCAACCTGATTATTACCAAATATGTCTGCTACATCATAGGCTTCTACATAAACTTTGTAGGTCCCTTGTTTAACCACCGTTGATCTACCCAGTGGTATTTTTTGACCATCCCGTCCTACTAATAAGGTCTGCTTAATATAAGGCGGTCGAGCATCGGTCATATTGATGAGTAATTGGGGATTGACATAACCAATTGTTTTTCTATCAAAAACATAAAAATGTAATTGTTGACTATTTGCCCAGCCAGAATGTCCTGTTTGTCCCAGAGATATCGATTTATCTGTTAATGTAGTAATAGAATTCTGGTCAAATTCAGACAAATGACTATAAATACTAATCAGTGAATCCTGATGTTGTAGAGCTATCCAATTTCCAAGGGGGTGAAAAAAAGTACTTCGCTGGTTATTTGAGCTTACAAATAACAGTTCTCCCGCATCGGAA harbors:
- a CDS encoding class I SAM-dependent methyltransferase yields the protein MKSIKTWSTPVVQEQKHFIPCNLCGSTSFAQHFHCEGFSYVRCTNCGLVQQNPQPDTMAIHARYEDHSSQAYLQYELANETAFLKLQQMGLQDIGFFNIEATLLEQEGRHPKVLDVGCATGALLSWLRDRGWDSLGIELCRPAADYARNTRKLSIISGTIESAGVPAASVNVVLASHVIEHVTNPKSFVTELYRSLKPGGYCFITTPSIDGIQARLFGSRWRSAIFDHLYLFSKKTLRVLLEEAGFTVEKIISWGGLAQGTAPGPIKNLADRLAKRFNWGDVVLMRCRKASAQ
- a CDS encoding peptidoglycan DD-metalloendopeptidase family protein, yielding MKNKLYVPILLYQFFLLCFTNINLFGFDWPIPNGQAYINFGYNEKGTAERGVLFLGETSVFPSDAGELLFVSSNNQRSTFFHPLGNWIALQHQDSLISIYSHLSEFDQNSITTLTDKSISLGQTGHSGWANSQQLHFYVFDRKTIGYVNPQLLINMTDARPPYIKQTLLVGRDGQKIPLGRSTVVKQGTYKVYVEAYDVADIFGNNQVAPYLFKLFINGTLQSELELDLLSARNGKLQIGLRKGYEIKQIYQLDGTYMIGEIQLNRGKILCEIIVADTMGNEKSQISQIIAE